The following coding sequences lie in one Candidatus Zixiibacteriota bacterium genomic window:
- the secG gene encoding preprotein translocase subunit SecG, whose product MYAFLILLHILICAGLIITVLLQSSKGEGLAGAFGGSGITGAVFGGRGAATFLSRATTVLAIAFFISSIALTFITPLTGSRTSSAGKSAVSQEAQKERTQGSVPATNIPGTTPAQSQAQPQTQTEKKVELPPPPTSGEKK is encoded by the coding sequence TTGTACGCATTTTTGATCCTGTTGCATATCCTTATCTGCGCAGGCCTAATCATCACGGTCCTTTTACAGTCAAGCAAAGGAGAAGGGCTGGCAGGTGCTTTTGGAGGTTCGGGAATAACCGGTGCGGTTTTCGGCGGGAGGGGTGCAGCAACATTCCTCTCCAGAGCCACCACGGTTTTAGCCATTGCCTTCTTCATAAGCTCTATAGCGCTCACTTTTATAACCCCATTAACCGGCTCCCGGACCAGCAGTGCCGGGAAAAGCGCAGTGAGCCAGGAAGCGCAGAAAGAAAGAACCCAGGGCTCTGTGCCTGCAACCAATATTCCTGGAACAACCCCTGCTCAGTCCCAGGCTCAGCCACAGACTCAGACCGAAAAAAAGGTTGAACTACCGCCTCCGCCTACATCCGGCGAGAAAAAGTAG
- a CDS encoding tetratricopeptide repeat protein, which yields MTPKETGPYEKTLFADFIRELLNRRNLSFRRVAKIGQDLGFEVSASAIYKAIHNSRKSPLKPEYINMFATIFNLDERKIMEKVLEDKYSDYFFEDVEKPEELLTQVLQYAREGKTDEAKYLLRKYVEFLRDFKEMEGWQKIEYELNIKFINSLKDRGRYLAALDQCFVLLDSGDYSVEEKDPERLKQVIDILHLITCLYYRLNRKTEFQIFCNAGLHLAQYRLKDLFQKLRFEAVKANFLYDNKMYKDSISCNTQIVKSLKKYLPKFKSGDNKLYRKCQCNLASALTNLGWGLVETAREKKDILKGMKCVQKGYNIVQKTDHLKLTAHILFYLARANLALKDYAKASELFLKSKTIADKEGFTDLVAFNHWGLGMTCQAKGDLKSAEQYFLLAKTESQNLEEDTKEKKELEEYLNQRFRNKAGS from the coding sequence ATGACCCCAAAAGAGACTGGTCCTTATGAGAAAACTCTGTTTGCTGATTTCATCCGGGAGCTTTTGAATCGGCGGAATCTCTCTTTTCGAAGAGTAGCCAAGATCGGGCAGGATTTGGGGTTTGAGGTCTCAGCCAGCGCCATCTATAAAGCTATCCATAACTCCAGAAAATCCCCTTTAAAGCCGGAATATATAAATATGTTCGCCACTATCTTCAATCTGGATGAGAGGAAGATAATGGAGAAGGTGTTAGAGGATAAATACTCTGATTACTTCTTTGAAGATGTAGAGAAACCAGAAGAGCTTCTGACTCAGGTTCTCCAGTATGCCCGGGAAGGCAAGACCGATGAGGCGAAATATCTTTTGAGAAAATATGTCGAGTTCCTCAGAGATTTCAAAGAGATGGAGGGCTGGCAGAAAATCGAATATGAGCTGAATATAAAGTTCATCAACTCTCTTAAAGACCGGGGACGTTACCTGGCAGCTTTGGACCAGTGTTTTGTCTTGCTGGACTCTGGAGATTACAGTGTGGAAGAAAAAGATCCAGAAAGACTCAAGCAGGTGATCGACATATTGCATCTGATCACCTGTCTTTATTACCGGCTGAATCGAAAGACAGAGTTTCAGATCTTCTGCAATGCTGGTCTTCACTTAGCCCAGTACAGGCTCAAAGACCTGTTTCAAAAGCTGAGATTCGAGGCAGTGAAGGCAAATTTTCTATACGACAATAAGATGTACAAAGACTCCATCTCCTGTAATACCCAGATCGTAAAGAGCCTGAAAAAATATCTCCCAAAATTTAAATCCGGAGATAATAAATTATACAGGAAATGCCAGTGTAATTTAGCCTCAGCTTTGACTAACTTAGGATGGGGGCTGGTCGAGACTGCCAGGGAGAAAAAGGATATTTTAAAAGGAATGAAATGTGTTCAGAAAGGTTATAATATCGTTCAAAAAACAGACCACCTGAAATTGACCGCGCATATCCTTTTCTACTTAGCCCGGGCAAATTTAGCTTTAAAAGATTATGCAAAAGCCTCAGAGCTTTTTTTGAAATCGAAAACGATAGCAGACAAGGAAGGATTTACGGACCTGGTTGCTTTCAATCACTGGGGTCTGGGGATGACTTGTCAAGCTAAAGGTGATTTAAAGTCAGCAGAGCAGTATTTTCTCTTAGCAAAAACAGAATCTCAAAACTTAGAGGAGGATACCAAAGAGAAAAAAGAGTTAGAGGAATATCTTAATCAGAGGTTCAGGAATAAGGCAGGGAGTTAA
- a CDS encoding Spy/CpxP family protein refolding chaperone translates to MKKVGLVISLIFLFILLTFTWSFAQMEMGKGCKHEAKAMGEEMMPKEKCGQHQEGMMSHMGCCKMGSGIMGMRMCGMMEGEEEMSGCKAEFFLCCKKDLGLTDKQVEALKGIKMGSIKNEIKMGSDLKIAQLEFKSLMEDEKATLKDIEAKLRAVEKLKVDMKLSHIKAFREAKVLLTPEQKEKMTKCHQGM, encoded by the coding sequence ATGAAAAAGGTTGGTTTAGTGATAAGTTTAATTTTCCTTTTCATCCTGCTGACTTTCACCTGGTCCTTTGCCCAGATGGAGATGGGTAAGGGTTGTAAGCATGAGGCTAAGGCGATGGGTGAGGAGATGATGCCCAAGGAGAAATGCGGACAGCATCAGGAAGGGATGATGTCGCATATGGGCTGCTGTAAAATGGGTTCTGGTATTATGGGTATGAGGATGTGCGGAATGATGGAAGGTGAGGAGGAAATGAGTGGTTGTAAAGCCGAATTTTTCCTCTGCTGTAAAAAGGACTTGGGTCTAACTGACAAGCAGGTGGAAGCTCTGAAGGGCATCAAAATGGGTTCTATTAAGAATGAAATCAAAATGGGATCTGACCTGAAAATAGCCCAGTTAGAGTTTAAATCTCTGATGGAGGATGAAAAAGCTACCCTGAAAGATATCGAGGCTAAGTTAAGAGCTGTGGAGAAACTGAAGGTCGATATGAAACTTTCTCACATTAAGGCTTTCAGAGAGGCAAAAGTCCTTTTGACTCCGGAGCAGAAAGAG